The proteins below come from a single Chryseobacterium sp. MA9 genomic window:
- the rsmG gene encoding 16S rRNA (guanine(527)-N(7))-methyltransferase RsmG, producing the protein MSASLLLKYFPDLTEKQIEQFSQLENLYNEWNEKINVISRKDMESLYEKHILHSLGIAKVMEFAPGTKVLDIGTGGGFPGIPLAILFPETEFTLIDSIGKKISVVQAVAEGVGLTNVTAIHGRAEKLKEKFHFVVSRAVTQMPEFLRWLKGKFEKEQFNPKHNGILYLKGGDLAEELAGIKCEIFNLKHYFDEEFFDTKKVVYVSKGNFNS; encoded by the coding sequence ATGTCTGCATCGTTACTATTAAAATATTTCCCGGATCTTACTGAAAAACAGATAGAACAGTTCTCGCAATTGGAAAATCTGTACAATGAATGGAATGAAAAGATCAACGTAATTTCCAGAAAAGATATGGAATCGCTGTATGAAAAGCATATTCTGCACTCTTTGGGAATTGCAAAAGTGATGGAATTTGCACCGGGAACTAAGGTTTTGGATATCGGAACCGGAGGAGGTTTTCCGGGAATTCCTTTGGCGATCCTGTTTCCTGAAACAGAATTCACTCTGATTGATTCTATCGGTAAAAAAATCAGTGTGGTACAGGCTGTAGCAGAAGGTGTAGGATTGACGAATGTAACGGCTATCCACGGAAGAGCAGAAAAACTGAAAGAAAAATTCCACTTTGTAGTCAGCAGAGCAGTAACCCAGATGCCGGAATTTTTAAGATGGCTGAAAGGGAAGTTTGAAAAAGAACAGTTTAACCCTAAACATAACGGTATTTTATATTTAAAAGGCGGTGATCTTGCAGAAGAACTGGCCGGAATTAAATGTGAAATATTCAACCTTAAACACTATTTTGATGAAGAATTTTTTGATACTAAAAAAGTAGTTTATGTATCAAAAGGTAATTTTAATTCCTGA
- a CDS encoding patatin-like phospholipase family protein, whose protein sequence is MKKILIFFAIAFSLIIKSQQKNDSLNIALQNVTKDTKFGLALSGGGAKGFAHIGILKIIDSLGIKVDYITGTSMGGILGGLYAMGYNADQLKHTIYKMDWNRILSNKIPYSKVNISEKDEYDKYILEFPVVKGFPTLPGSYIEGQYMGEVLNTLTFNAKHINDFSKLKIPVQLTSSDIENGGLIMQKEGSLPLAIRATLAIPAAFAPVYIDGKLLVDGGLDRNYPANEVREMGADFVIGGYTGFRLFTKKEIENPMKMIYQTHAIRSVEDFKHQKELSNVLVDFVDPLGEITTKDFAKFRRIIKIGEVEARKHLPEFVALAEAQRKAGIQYEHQMIEEVKLPTTKFTFNEEDGTPINDAAEIEVLKKQMGLTEGKYYDAKTVNEAIDRVFGMRQYVKVYYTYTNENNGLVMNIFVKRAKKGAFKLALHYDTEQSVGIIVNYTYRNILLNRSRFLATVDISERFKAKLAYQQFLDSGERLWLDLEAKMVNLKSNDLNFRLYDISEDGSDRFPNHMYRNITGKIALNYNINPNAYLSLGTEFSTERMYSLLDKVDQAKVDNYSKKLYNHSNFNTFLKFEQNNLNKRYFTTKGNHLQVSTRFYYGDRYQLYDLNTVQPLLYLILNPKESYYYEPKNLVSFTLNENFFYPITRRLTVKANVFLGASFGSGKEDQVPYLFLNQKYNLGGSEYNYDLLSPEFNGLRQKELPMTSVAKTAISFQYRIMKRLYLTPSFSYGKVSEELSPFNNSFDMFGYGVNLGYESLIGPISLNVSRNSQLDFSRIYFSVGFKF, encoded by the coding sequence ATGAAAAAGATCCTGATATTTTTTGCCATAGCTTTCTCTCTTATTATCAAGTCTCAGCAAAAGAATGATTCCCTGAATATTGCGCTTCAGAATGTGACCAAAGACACTAAATTTGGTCTTGCTCTCAGTGGCGGAGGTGCAAAGGGGTTTGCACACATTGGGATTCTGAAGATAATTGACTCATTGGGTATCAAGGTAGATTATATCACTGGAACCAGTATGGGAGGGATTCTGGGCGGTTTGTATGCAATGGGGTATAATGCCGATCAGCTGAAGCATACGATCTATAAAATGGACTGGAACAGGATTCTGAGCAATAAAATCCCTTACAGCAAAGTCAATATCAGTGAAAAAGACGAATATGACAAATACATTCTTGAATTTCCGGTAGTCAAAGGGTTTCCGACTCTTCCAGGCTCGTATATTGAGGGACAGTATATGGGAGAGGTTCTTAATACACTTACTTTCAACGCAAAACATATCAATGATTTCAGCAAGCTGAAGATTCCTGTTCAGCTTACTTCTTCTGATATTGAAAACGGTGGTCTGATAATGCAGAAAGAAGGCTCTTTACCGCTTGCTATACGTGCTACATTGGCAATTCCTGCAGCTTTTGCACCTGTTTATATTGACGGTAAACTTTTGGTAGATGGTGGGTTAGACCGTAATTACCCTGCTAATGAGGTTCGGGAGATGGGTGCTGATTTTGTGATCGGAGGTTATACCGGTTTCAGGCTTTTTACCAAGAAAGAAATTGAAAATCCGATGAAGATGATTTATCAGACTCATGCCATCCGTTCGGTAGAGGACTTTAAACATCAAAAGGAGCTGTCTAATGTATTGGTAGACTTTGTAGATCCATTGGGTGAGATTACAACGAAGGATTTTGCCAAATTCAGGAGGATCATCAAAATTGGAGAAGTAGAAGCGAGAAAACACCTTCCTGAGTTTGTAGCCCTGGCAGAAGCCCAGCGAAAAGCAGGAATCCAATATGAACATCAGATGATTGAAGAGGTGAAACTGCCTACTACGAAATTCACTTTTAACGAAGAAGACGGAACTCCTATTAACGATGCTGCGGAGATTGAAGTGCTTAAAAAGCAAATGGGGCTGACGGAAGGGAAGTATTACGATGCAAAAACCGTAAATGAAGCAATAGACAGGGTATTTGGAATGCGTCAGTATGTAAAGGTGTATTATACCTACACGAATGAAAATAACGGTCTTGTGATGAATATTTTTGTGAAAAGGGCAAAAAAAGGAGCTTTTAAGCTGGCTCTGCACTATGACACGGAACAATCGGTAGGAATTATTGTTAATTATACTTACAGGAATATTCTTCTGAACAGATCTCGATTTCTGGCAACTGTAGATATTTCCGAACGTTTTAAGGCTAAGCTTGCTTATCAGCAGTTCCTTGATAGCGGAGAGCGTTTGTGGCTGGATCTGGAGGCTAAGATGGTTAATCTTAAAAGTAATGACTTGAACTTCAGATTGTATGATATAAGCGAAGACGGCAGCGATCGTTTTCCTAACCATATGTACCGTAATATAACCGGAAAGATTGCTTTGAATTATAACATCAATCCAAATGCTTACCTATCATTGGGAACAGAGTTCAGCACAGAAAGAATGTACAGCTTACTGGATAAAGTGGATCAGGCAAAAGTGGATAATTACAGTAAAAAATTATATAACCACAGCAATTTCAACACTTTTCTGAAATTTGAACAGAATAATCTCAATAAAAGATATTTTACTACAAAAGGGAATCATCTTCAGGTGAGTACAAGATTTTATTACGGTGACAGATATCAACTTTATGATCTGAACACAGTACAGCCGCTCCTGTATCTGATACTTAATCCCAAAGAATCTTATTATTACGAGCCTAAAAACCTGGTTTCATTCACTTTAAATGAGAATTTTTTCTATCCGATCACAAGAAGGCTGACTGTCAAAGCAAATGTATTTTTGGGAGCAAGTTTTGGATCAGGGAAGGAAGATCAGGTTCCATATCTCTTCCTGAATCAGAAATATAATCTTGGAGGGAGTGAGTATAATTATGATCTCTTAAGCCCTGAATTCAACGGTCTTCGTCAGAAAGAACTTCCTATGACTTCGGTGGCTAAAACAG
- a CDS encoding PD-(D/E)XK nuclease family protein, which produces MKFLNKIIHELLAQNPDLSAFNIILPGKRPIVFIRQILEENNYSGLLPNFFTVEELINKIADQQPIQGIPLWLFSFDVYRSLNLIPRDDFSDFLKWFPTLQKDWDDILKFSDSDQAVLQYMFDEERIKEWAQDLGEDDDVPRKKFLNFWQNMNVFLPVLKERLQEKNWATSGMIHEAAKAKIIDFAKNTKEEFVFCGFNAFTPVEEKLVRSLLKWNKAQCFFQADHYYFDDERQEAGKFLRNHKTWKEFDENRTFQWIEDDFNQPKKIKVYEVSGNVTQTKVLPEIFKEINNKTYSNTAVVLLDENLLPASLDVMHGVDNLNITMGFPLKNLSFSNAVKRLFYLQKQLEKNKSSYYYRDVFPILEELPKSDEDELVINDFKAKVEERNIVYISKKLLYEMLSGLSYFNLLQKAEGTNRYMDMLITFCQQVKWLEIDDIQYENVSHFENAFRIIKNQLTPYNIEIKMETLEILINQHINSESIDFQGEPLRGLQIMGLLETRLLNFENIILLSVNEGKLPLGNSQNTYIPFDIRRYFDLHTFLENDSIYAYHFYRLIQDAQNVHLLYNALSSGVNTGEKSRFITQIEMESSHEIEHLIIENSSEPIITKPIEISKTQIVQERLQKWKEKVSASHLTSYLYNPIDFYLSKILNTSETDEIEEELSVKNYGNLVHYSLQEVYEMLKGKVLKESDLKDSVKAIDEYINIAIEKLKHQPEFYEKGMNYIHKAIAKKVIENILNHDLELIKQGNKLEIIDIERKFENIDFPLDGNDKISFFGFIDRIDKLNGTLRIIDYKTAKIKNLSVKIDGDNVAEYFHNSERKQALQLCIYHYVVQHLPEFWGYPIETGIWSFADAKKGMVSLQFDKGNIDDAMKSVKSLILEILNPDVNFVETIKAY; this is translated from the coding sequence TTGAAATTCCTCAATAAGATCATTCACGAACTGTTAGCGCAAAACCCGGACCTTTCTGCGTTTAATATCATTCTGCCCGGAAAACGTCCCATTGTATTTATCAGACAGATTCTGGAGGAAAATAATTATTCAGGGCTTCTTCCCAATTTTTTTACTGTAGAAGAACTGATCAATAAAATTGCCGATCAGCAACCGATTCAGGGAATTCCGCTGTGGCTTTTCTCATTTGATGTGTACAGAAGTCTGAATCTTATTCCCAGAGATGATTTTTCGGACTTTTTGAAATGGTTTCCTACACTGCAGAAGGACTGGGATGATATTCTCAAATTTTCAGACAGTGATCAGGCAGTTCTTCAGTATATGTTTGACGAGGAAAGGATCAAAGAATGGGCCCAGGACCTTGGTGAGGATGATGATGTCCCAAGAAAGAAGTTCCTTAATTTCTGGCAGAATATGAATGTTTTTCTCCCCGTTTTGAAGGAGAGACTGCAGGAAAAGAACTGGGCGACTTCGGGAATGATTCATGAGGCTGCTAAAGCTAAGATTATTGATTTTGCTAAAAACACCAAAGAAGAATTTGTCTTTTGTGGGTTCAATGCCTTTACTCCAGTGGAGGAAAAGCTGGTAAGAAGTCTTTTGAAATGGAATAAGGCTCAATGTTTCTTTCAGGCAGACCATTATTATTTCGATGACGAAAGACAGGAAGCCGGAAAGTTTCTGAGAAACCATAAAACCTGGAAAGAATTTGATGAAAACAGAACTTTTCAATGGATAGAAGACGACTTTAACCAACCTAAAAAGATTAAGGTATACGAAGTATCCGGGAATGTGACCCAGACCAAAGTACTGCCCGAAATTTTTAAGGAGATCAATAACAAAACCTATTCCAATACAGCAGTGGTATTGCTGGATGAAAACCTTCTTCCTGCAAGCCTGGATGTGATGCATGGTGTTGATAATTTGAATATTACGATGGGGTTTCCATTGAAGAACTTATCTTTCTCCAATGCTGTAAAACGTCTTTTCTATCTGCAGAAACAACTGGAAAAAAATAAATCTTCCTATTATTACAGAGATGTTTTTCCGATTCTGGAAGAACTTCCTAAATCTGATGAAGACGAGCTTGTTATCAATGATTTTAAAGCCAAAGTAGAAGAAAGGAATATAGTTTATATTTCTAAAAAGCTTCTCTACGAAATGCTCAGCGGGTTATCATATTTTAACCTTCTTCAAAAAGCTGAGGGAACAAATAGGTATATGGATATGCTCATCACGTTCTGCCAGCAGGTAAAATGGCTGGAAATAGATGATATTCAGTATGAGAATGTTTCTCACTTTGAAAATGCATTCAGAATTATCAAAAATCAGCTGACTCCCTACAATATTGAAATTAAAATGGAAACGTTGGAAATTCTGATCAACCAGCATATCAATTCTGAAAGTATCGATTTTCAGGGAGAGCCGCTGAGAGGATTGCAGATTATGGGATTGCTGGAAACCCGTCTTCTGAATTTTGAAAACATCATCCTGCTTTCTGTGAATGAAGGAAAACTGCCGCTTGGTAACTCTCAGAACACCTATATTCCTTTTGATATCCGAAGGTACTTTGATCTTCATACTTTCCTGGAAAATGACAGCATTTATGCTTATCACTTTTACAGGCTGATTCAGGATGCTCAGAATGTTCACTTACTGTACAATGCATTAAGTTCTGGAGTGAATACCGGAGAAAAAAGCCGTTTCATCACACAGATTGAAATGGAGAGTTCACACGAGATTGAACACCTGATTATTGAAAATTCTTCCGAGCCTATTATCACCAAACCTATAGAAATTTCCAAGACGCAGATTGTACAGGAGCGTCTTCAGAAATGGAAGGAAAAAGTATCCGCATCTCACCTTACAAGTTATCTATATAATCCGATTGATTTTTATCTTTCCAAGATTTTGAATACCTCGGAAACGGATGAAATTGAAGAAGAACTGTCTGTGAAAAATTATGGGAATCTGGTCCATTATTCACTTCAAGAAGTATATGAGATGTTGAAGGGTAAGGTTTTAAAAGAAAGTGATTTAAAAGATTCAGTTAAAGCAATAGATGAATATATAAATATTGCCATTGAAAAGCTGAAACATCAGCCGGAATTCTATGAGAAGGGTATGAATTATATTCATAAAGCAATTGCCAAAAAAGTGATTGAAAATATCCTGAATCATGATCTTGAACTGATAAAACAAGGTAACAAACTGGAGATAATCGACATCGAAAGAAAGTTCGAAAACATCGACTTTCCTCTTGATGGAAATGATAAAATTTCTTTCTTCGGATTCATTGACAGGATTGATAAACTGAACGGAACGCTAAGAATTATCGATTATAAAACAGCCAAGATCAAAAATCTCAGCGTGAAAATTGATGGAGACAATGTAGCTGAATATTTCCATAACAGTGAAAGAAAGCAGGCGCTTCAGCTTTGTATTTATCATTATGTGGTGCAGCATCTTCCTGAGTTTTGGGGATACCCAATTGAAACAGGAATATGGAGCTTTGCAGATGCTAAAAAGGGAATGGTTTCTCTGCAGTTTGATAAAGGAAATATTGATGATGCAATGAAATCGGTCAAAAGTCTGATCCTTGAAATCCTGAATCCTGATGTCAATTTTGTGGAAACTATAAAAGCATATTAA
- a CDS encoding DUF922 domain-containing protein: MRLAFVLCLLAAEMVFGQKITWEEGRKLTWDNFKSPVNRKKNPDVAAYTHCGWEFSSIKSSNPKAPVTITIKTIFNEEKSWKDVKKMDDYILLHEQKHFDIAELFVRKFRKAVAEKIRTSGDYNKYFKAIYDGISTDYQNFQMAYDRETRHGINKEKQEEYNNTISEQLDNLKSYQAP, encoded by the coding sequence ATGAGATTGGCTTTTGTGTTGTGCTTATTGGCAGCTGAGATGGTATTCGGGCAAAAGATCACCTGGGAAGAAGGCAGAAAACTGACCTGGGATAATTTTAAAAGTCCGGTGAATAGGAAAAAAAATCCTGATGTGGCAGCGTATACCCATTGCGGCTGGGAATTTTCCTCTATAAAATCTTCCAATCCAAAAGCGCCGGTTACCATTACCATTAAAACCATATTTAACGAAGAGAAATCCTGGAAGGATGTTAAAAAGATGGATGATTACATCCTGCTTCACGAGCAGAAACATTTTGATATTGCAGAATTATTTGTGAGAAAATTCAGAAAGGCAGTTGCTGAAAAAATCAGGACTTCCGGTGATTATAACAAGTATTTCAAAGCAATTTATGACGGGATATCCACCGATTATCAAAACTTCCAGATGGCCTATGACAGAGAAACCCGTCACGGGATCAATAAAGAAAAACAGGAAGAATATAATAATACGATTTCTGAACAACTAGACAATTTAAAAAGCTATCAAGCCCCTTGA